The genomic segment TTCCATGACAGTTAGTGGAATACCTTTAGGGCCTTTGTTCAGATATAGATagcacaataaaataataagaattaCAAATTCATCAATAAGCACATCcctatgtatgtattttttcccCCATGTCAGTAAGGTCCAGGACTGCAGTTAGGGTTAACAacttgtttgtgtattttgtcaGCTCTTTACATGCCCCTCACCCATCTGAGcctcacacacaatcacaggcACTAGTTGTCTTCAGAGATGAGATGGGTTCTGACTCCACTTCACAATATCATAAGTCTCATTCAAGAAAAGAAGCAAGTTTTATTCACATGAGATGAGTCGCTCAAGTGTCTGCCACTTCCAGTCCAGTAAAAACACTTCATCTGAATCGGTGTTTGTTTCTCTTGGATTAATCTTGTGTCCCCATTTTTCTAGGCTCATGTTTAGCGAAAGTAAATGAAGCGAAAGTAAAGCTGGAATTTAACATCATAAATCTTACGTGTTACATTTCTCTTTTTGTGCTGTCATTCCTTCTGTTCCTTTCATGAATTTCCTTCACTTAAACAGACGTATAGCATTACATTTCCTCCACCAACTCCTTCCTCAAACACGTTCTGAAGGTGAGGTCTGAGAGAAGTTGGGCATTACTTTTCTGCTTTGAGTTTAGACAGCTGTATTCAGCGCTCATTGAATATGAATGGTGCAGCAAGTGAGCTGACTGTAGAATCTACTTTTGAGGAATTCAGAGGTTTGTTTGTGGGTACGAGAGTTCGCTGTGACAACCAGTCCTTCTTTATTCTGAGAGCTCTAACAGCAATACTGATTTCTGGCTCAACAACTTTCAACCTTCAATGAAAACACTTGTGTAGGTTAACAATTTTTTGGTAAAGCACAAggaaagcagattttttttattgttcgtTACATAATTTTTCACATCCCAAACATTGCTTTTTGCAGAGTTTTAATGACATACAGAGACTCTCAAGATGAACAAGTTAGACATGCAGGCATCCTCACAAGATCAGGATGCAAGTGGGCAGCTGACTCGTCTGTTGTACATGCTGAGAGCATATTGAAGCTGCGTGACATTATTAGAACGCCATGGACAGGGTCTAGGGGCTTTCCATGTCCAACAATGGGGGAATGGCGGGAGCCAGGGACCAAAGGGCCATGGTCCAGGAAGTGTTGCgaagcctggaggaggagggccAAAGGGCGAGGGCAGTGGAGCTGGGGTCCCAGGGAGCCTGGACCAGATGGGACCTAGCCAGCAGGAGAATCACATGGGGAGATGTTTGGAGACTGGAGCCTTTCCGTATCCCCTTCCGGCTAAGAGCGGTGTATGACACCCTGTAGACACCGACAAAGTTGCTCAGGTGAGGCTTGAGGGAGGACCCACCGGAGAGATGCAAGGAACGACAACCACATGGGAAAACAATGCCGTCAGACACAGTTTTAACAAGAAGCAACCTACTACAAAATGCCCAATCATGGGACATGAAGGTAGACCTGGGGGAAGACTGCAATTCCCCTGGGTCATCCAGACAATCCTGAGGCCAGATGTGGTATTGTGGTCTGAAGAGACAAAGAAGATCGTGCTCGTAGAACTTACAGTACCATGGGAAGAGGGTTGCGAGCAGGCGTTTGAGAGAAAGAGCACCAAATACCAGGATCCCTTGCATGACTGCAGGGAAAAGAATTGCAGGCATGGCTGTTCCCAGTCGAGGTCGGCTGTAGAGGATTCCCTGCCCAGTCAGTGTGGAGGCTGCTCACAGCTATTGGAATaacagggagggagagaaagacagcAGCACGCAGGATGGGGGAGGCAGCAGAGAGCCTCTTGCTGGTTATGGAACAGGAGAGTGGAGCTTACCTGGAagccaggaggaggagatgggcaGTGATTTGGCCACCACTGCCAGCCCGACAATGGGAGGGTGTCGTGGTTCCGGGGTGAAACACCACTTGGTTACCACTTGACATCAACTCCTCCTGGCCAAGGGTACATTCACCAAAAGTGAGTGAAGGAGAAAGCATCTTTGGATGTAATTAtaattgtgtgtgattgttagtattttttttgcctgtcttttgtgtttctaagcctattaaatatttaaaggagAAGTTACCAATTCCCTGTTTCTAGTTTGCTTCTAGAAAACATGAAGGAGATAAAGCACCATTGATTCTGTACCATGGAAGGAATTTGCTATGAATtaatcattaaaacaaaaatgaatgctGTATTTTTTATGCTACAAAAATCAAATAGCACTAAGGCTCAGGGTGCTGTCACATATAATTAGACCATTCATTTCAGAATCAAACGCATCCCTCTTAGCTGTAGCACTTCTTAtcactcttattttttttgccatcgACATCGCTGCTGACAAGCAATTAGTTAAGTAGTTTCATTACATCTTAGAGAGCAGACATCTTCACAGCACTCAACAATGATCACCATTCATTCAAGCTAGATAGACAGCTCTACAGGTCATAAATACACTACTTGTGGATTTTTGATTTTgggtgaattatttttattcatttatttttgtattttatatactatattgatccccgaagggaaattagttgcACACTCTAGGTCACACTGTTAGTTCTTAGTCATGCATAAACTGTATAGTGTGcacaggccctgtaacacacgcacgcacacacacacacacacacacacgcacgcacgcacgcacgcacacacacacacacacacacacacacacacacacacacacacacacacacacacacacacacacacacacacacacacacacttaagggGCTTGTAGACATGCAAtgtgggggaggtagagtggcgtgcagctccttctttgtgcgccctaatgagcaacttataaaggtggcagggccttgctcaagggcgcctcggcagtgctcaggaggtgagtggacacctcccactgtcagctcacactccaaggtgTCTGGGTGGGAGTGGTAATCGAATTGCTGATCTTGGGAAGATTGGACAATGCACTCTACCTCTCAGCCACTGCTGACCCTATCGTTCCTTTATTTAATGTGTCTCCGTCTGATTTGGAGCCTTTTTAGTGTCTTGTTGTTTGATgctttttcattgatttttctaTTCTAAAGCAACACTTTTAACTGATGCAACATTTTCAGTTAGATGAATTTTATTGGATTTGCTGACCTGATATTTTTGTCTTAAAACTCATATTATCTCATATCAAACATTTAATCGAATGTTAGTAAAACAACAGCAccttcatccattttcttggatCCCAATCGTCTCgtctggaacctatcccagctggctacgggcaaGAGGCACGGTAAAACCCAAATGAGATGCCAGCTCCATGTGGGGccacacaaaatacaaacaaccactcactctcacactcacacctatgaacAATGGTGTCACctgttcacctaagctgcatgtgtTTGGAGGGGGGAAAgatagaacccacacagacatggggagaacatacaaacagaaagaCATTAGATATAGATGGCTGCTCAGATTTCATTGTGTTGACTGCTTCTCTCCGGTGTGTGTGCTCAGGTGGGGAGTCAGCGCGTGGAGCTCACGCTGTCCGAGCTGCAGGAGATGGCCAcacggcagcagcagcaaatcGAGGCTCAGCAGCAGATGCTTGTCGCAAAGGTAGTCTGTCTTCCTTCTTAATCCACAGTCATTGCCCTGAATATTTTAAAGGTCCTTCCTTCAAATTGAGCTTTCTGGGAATAACTTGATCATAACTGTAATTTAGCATTTACAGATGACTGTAAATGCAAGTCATCTGCTTTTGCTAGTCCTAGGTTTGTACTGGTAAAAAGGGGAAGGTACAGAGTCCCAACAGAATCTGCTGAATCTGTTTTAATCTGAAGCATTGTATTTCACAGCATGGAGATGGTTGTCTGTCAAACACAGCTTGCCATACTTCACACATAGTCTATATGGGTTAATGGGAAAGTGTCGTTGGTCTGAGCTGCTGTGTTGGGTTCTCTGATCCTACAGACACAGACTGAACATTAGGTCAAGGCCTAAACAGGCCCAAGAGATGAATTAGGAGTCAGTGTGAGTCATGGTGACATTAACATCCAGTCATTTCAGCCCATTGATCAGTCGGTTCAGTATAGATTTTTTCCACTCATTGTACATGTTTTCTTGTGATTTTGAACATGAAGGATTCTAACTTTCTTGGATTAATGAATTTACTTCAGTGCTCATAAAATGCAGACTTTTTCTTTATATAGGAAGGACTTACAGTCAATTTTGCTGGCAATCCTCCACTGGTTTCACACTTCGGTCTCTAAAGCTtttcattacattaaataaGTGTGACTGTGCTGCACTAGTGTTCATAGTGTACCGACGAGCCGTGCAGGGTGAAGCCCAGTCTCGACCCACAGATGATTTATCGCCTTTGTTGTGGCGTATGAAAAGTAGGCCCCACTGGAAGCCCTGCAGTCATCTGGAAACCTTTGCTTGTCATTTCCAATTTTAGGACCTTAACTAGAGCAATTCTCATTTGGGGGGAGAGAGATGAAGTCATCTGACCATTCCTTCAGTCTTCAGAAAGTCTTGGCATGACACACTATTTCACTTCGTTCCTACAGTAGAAAGACTCAACCTAGTTTTAGGGTAGGTCTCAACAGTCAGTCTTGTAAGCCTTGTATTGGTACCACACTGGTTTTATCTCCATCCATGACTTCTAAGAATCTAAACAGATAAATGTGTTCAGTTTTCCTTGCCAAACGTATAAAATCTAATATAATGGAGACTGCACTTACTGGATGCTGTTtcttcacatcattttatgtttgtCTGCATTCTTATTAAATGTTGATCTCTGTCTCGTTATTTGAAGGAGCAACGTTTGCGTTATCTGAAGCAGCAGGAGCGACGACAGCAGCAAACGGTGTCAGAAAGTGAGAAACTGCAGAGGCTTAAAGATCGTGTGGAGAGCCAGGAGGCAAAACTCAAGAAGATCCGGGCAATGAGAGGCCAGGTGGACTACAGCAAGGTCATCAATGGCAACCTGTGTATGTATTTTCTACAAAATCAAGTTTGCCCATGATAAAATTATTGAACTAAGCTTCTAATTGAgctaaatgtagattatgagCTGATACTGAGACGATGTGATTCTTCCATCTCTCACATCCAGCGGCGGAGATTGAACAAGTTAGCAGCCTGTTCCAAGAGAAGCAGGCGGAGCTCCAGTCGGCAGTGCTGAGGGTGGAGCAGCTCAGCCTGCAGCTTGAGGACCTGAGGAGGGGAAAGCTCAACGGCATACAGACGGCGCTGGGAGGCCAAGTAACCGGCGCTGCGGCCCTAGAGCTCCGTAAGCTCTACCAGGAGCTTCAGGTATCCATgaatttttctgttatttaatTGGTCAATCGGAAATATCATTTTAAGttactaaaaaaatgttttcatcattGTTGTCATGCCAGCAGCCATTGTTCTAGTAAGCCTCTTTCCTATGTGTTTGCCTTCGCTCTGATCGTCCACAGATCCGGAACAAGTTGAACCAGGAGCAGAACAgcaagctgcagcagcagaaggagCTTCTCAACAAACGCAACATGGAAGTGACGCTCATGGACAAGCGCATCAGCGACCTGCGGGAACGCCTCTACAAGAAAAAAGCTGAGGCACGTCAAAAAGAGAACCTTCCTGTAAGACTTAGACTAACACGTGCCCTCACTaagatgtttttgttcaatTCAACAAGAAAGATATGCCAGGTGCTCAGTAGAGAAATATAAaatcttttctgctttttctgttttagtgGAAGCTTGAGCACAAAAGTCTTTGCTCTTTGGGCATCTTCAGTGGGGAAAACATTTactttgaaagaaaataatctCCAGTGACTCTTAACAAGTGAAATAGTAATCTTGAAATGACTTCACTGGTTTTTCCCTGTTAACACATCTGACATTCAGTCTCCTCTGACTGTTTCCACTCGTAGCTGAACAGAGCAAATGGGCCTCCCTCCCCACAGTCTGCTCCTGGTACTCTGGGCCGAGTCGCTGCCGTTGGACCATACATTCAGGTTCCTGTACCGGGCCGACAGGAAGGAGGCTACACCATGCCACCTGAACCACTGAAGCCTCAAACTCTGGGTGTTAACAACCAGGCCAACCACGGCTGCACCAAGCCAGGTTAGTTGAATCTTATCAAATTAGGTTTGCAGTGCAGTTTTCCCAGGCAACCACAAAAGGCAAAGCATGAATAATCATACTGGGTACCAGGTGATCAAGAAACGTAAGTTTCAGCTTTCATTTAGgattttccttcctttttgtcTTTACAACACTGGAACAGGAAAGGTTATGCATAAGAGAGAGAATATGATTCAGAACCAGGTGAAAGAAAGTCAATCATTGAGCTGAAGGTTGAGACCGTTACACATTCAACTCATCTTGCATGAAAACCTTGTGGCTGTTATTCCTTTCTGATTCTTTCCAACCTGACTTCTCAGATATGTTTCCACCTTTGCTTGATCTCTGTTTTTTCCTGCCTGTGTGTCGTCCCTCTTTCTGTTATAAACGTTGTTcttcccttccctctctctcctcaacTTTTGTATGTCTGCTGTCTGGACTGTGTGATATCTCTGCTTAACTGGCTGTGGGGTTGTGGGCAACTCTTCCTCGGGCAGACGGTGTGCGAAAGCCTCCTGGCCCTTGGAAGGTGTCTGATTTAGACATCATTGTGGACCCGGTACCCTGTCCCCCTCCAGAATCTCAGCCGGGCACAGGAGCCTCCACCGGCTCTGAGGGCACATTCCGTGAGTGCACAGTGCTGCTTAAGCAGAACGGCGGCACTTCCTGAACCTTCTCATGCAAATGTAGTACAGGGTCCACAACATACACCAGAGTTTCCTCCTTACAATTACACTCTCGGTCTTTCTGACCTGGGGACAGAACATGGTGGCATTTATTTTCTAGTGCTTATTCTGTAGACTGACTGATGATATTATTATGGAGGAGATGATGCCGTTTTGACCACTTTGCTGCCACCTACAGTTATTTTACACCACTAGTCGTAGTAGATAGCATCATGTCTGTTGTGGCGAAAGTGTCACTGAAAAAGCTCTGATAATCCTGTGTGTTTATACACTTCTGTCGGGGTTCAGTGAGTCATGATCATTTCACCTTTAACTGCAACTTTAACACTCACACCAGATTCTTGTGTGgtttaaatgttaaacagtgAAAATACTCAAGATTACTAGCTTGCACATATTTTATTGGATTCACTCAACAGCTGTCCCTTCTGACCATTGAATGTGTGTAAAGATGACAACATGACACGTCAGAAGAGAATCCGTCTTTATATCAAGTCTGTGGTGAATACCTGGATCAGTTTTAGTTACCCTATTAGTCTCGTAAATTTGATATATTCCAggatattttaatgaaacttttatATAAATTCTAATGAAATGTGTGGCATCTGTTTTTTCCCTTTATGTTGATTATCTTTTTAAAGataccagaggcctgtaccataaagctatGGTACAGGAAGCTATGGTacagtgaagccagataagttaGAGgaagccgggcttcctcttacttatctggcttcacttaccgagacatccgccctccggattttcggtaccataaagccggctatcaactgactaattcaattcaggcctgtccactctagatctgtgcgcgctcacataaaaagggcggagtttgctgcatgcgaccaatcgcaaacatgcaacgaACCGGCCCGagctgcatatttcacaacggaggagcaaacaataataattaataaatacgagcaatacgaatcaataatccaggcaaaaagcaacacagttgcaactgccaaacggcgcaaggatcgctggctcAAAATccccgactgtgtcaatgcggaagttagtgccattatattattacttccccactatgactgcacttgtatatctgactacagtaacatttgtgtgttccataaatgtatgtgtgtacaactTTTTTCATTATGGCATgagattgtagcccccgcgattttatgaatagctctacgtactttgttcttcccgaggttttcggcatcgccaacagaatacataaaagtacctatgaatgaatgaatcaatccattatttacttaaacaaataattgattaatggcattttatctgttgcttgcttgtaacccatccaccgagggatttaaggacatcataataattacaaacatcactaagaaatatatttactgtggcaaagaacctcagtgcaatgcacactgtctgtggGACTGTCAgtgcgtggttgcggtgcgttacattacagatgtaaggctccagcagctgacagatgtaatgtaacccctctccccaaaacctgtacctttcatGCAGTTCAGGCAATTcaaacggattacagcgatctctaaatattctctggCACCTGAGCGCTCTTCACACAAGCTGTGCACAAAGATcgaccgggttctcataaaatggactgcccattttccaagagaactgattggtcagtaggtggggctgttatacctgctgagctcttatcctgaacttatcctactccagagcaggttaggtgttcagcattggttaccgcgacaacgtagcctgatagaaagtcagccacctttatggtaccgaaaagccagggttaagcctgaagttatctcgctaagccgtaatacagctttatggtacaggcctcaggtggttttatttattgacaTATTCTACCAACACATTTGGCATCTTCCTTTTAccatcttttttctctttaacctttcatttctttttaaatgtttttaatctcacACATTTTAAAGCAATCCCTTTAATATTGCAAACAAGATTTCTATGACATCACAGTTTAAGAAATATTCAGAAGATGTAACaagattaaaatacaaatagtTTCGGTACAAAAACTCAGTAGCAAATTCTAAAACGGGTACATTCATGTCCATCCGTGTGAAGTGAAGCCTCAGGATTTTGGTCCTATTGACAAACAGAATGAAACATTTACCGTAATCACCAGTGGTTTTTGACTGATTCTAATTTATATCCCTTGTGTGAGAAATGATCCAGTGTTGTGTCATTCCAGATCTGAAGCATCAACAGTGTGCTGTGCGTGTTGAAAATATTTACTACCTTCTTTTATTTGGGCCAGTTTCCTGATATAATAAAAAGTGGACTATACAGAGTTTTTCTTTAATAGAACAGTTCTGACTCTTCCACCAGCATTCTGTTTGAATGTTGTTTCATCATGTCAGGTCAAGTGGAAAGGCCGGTCAAAATCCTGATCATTCCAGTGAATATTCATCTTGAGTCAGAGTGGTACAgatgtgtgtttgaaatgtcacaCATATGCTCTTTATTGACATACATTATTCActaatgtattattttatatgtggttcatttttaaagcaacacatttcaaataaaaatatctaaaatcaATAACATTTAGGCCGTACTCTGgtgtatatgtttatatatgaCCTTAATCATTAGGTGTGTTTTCATAGTTCTCGTGTAACATACTTACTGTGTTTTGGTTTCATCCTAGCTAATGATGCTGGTTGGTCGACTACAGGCAAGACCAACGCATCTTTAAAGCCTCCAGAGAGACGGGACTCAGGATCTGATAGCCAAGGCAAGAGCCCCCCCTCAGGCTCCCCCAATGTTCCAAGTGCAGAAAAGGTTGGTCCATTTGTTTGAAACACCTATTAAAGCCGTTGCTGCCTGGAGTGATATCACAGTCAttccaattatttttttagttccaGCCCTTTAACTAAATCTAACCTTCTGGTGATTTCACACTTCTTCACAGGACTCAAAAATGCCCCTGTCTTCTCCTGTCATATCCAAGCCACAACCACCTCCCTATGGCTCCCATCTCATCTCAGCAAGCTCCGCCAGCTCTTTGGAGCGTCGTAAGGACGCACCTCCTCCCCGCCCACTCCCAAACCTGCCCAATCTCGCTTGGCCTCGCGTTCCCACCTCCACAGGCTCATCATCTCAGCAAATACAGCAGCGGATTTCTGTGCCACCGAGCCCCACCTTCCACCCCAATGCACCCCTTTTCCCCCCTGGCCTGGGCGAGAGACTTGATCCCCCGCCAGCTGTTGCAGTGCGCCCCTTCATCCCTGACAGAGGATCACGGCCCCAGTCCCCACGAAAGGGCCCACCAACCATGAACTCCAGCTCCATCTATCACATGTACCTCCAGCAGGCAGCGCCGAAGAGCCAGCCCCTCAAGCCAGCTCTCAAAGCAGGTAAGAGCTGCATGTAGAGAGATGCTTCAGTGTATGTggcttatactgtatgtgtatatgtgtatattcaTTGTTGAGCAGTTTGATTGTTATATCTTGGTACAGTTACGTCAGGATTTATGGTATTTCTGCCATTCTATAGTTCAGTTTTGTCTTATAAATACCAATAAGTCATTTTGCCAGAATGAATTCACCAGGAAATCATTCACTGATTAAACAATATAGCAAACAGTAATAATTTCAGTGCCCTCCAATAATTCCCCTGTGTATCTGTCTCTAGTATATGGAAAGCCTGTTCTCCCCTCAAGCTCGACACCCCCTTCGCCCCTGCCTTTCGTCTCAACGGGAGGGGCTTTCCCTTTGCTCCAAGGCCAACCCAGCGGCGAGGATACTCTTGATGGAGAGTTTGATGATCACGTCTGCTACCAGCACACGGAGCCTTCAGCACCTCCCCCCAGCGTGGAGAATATTCCACGACCACTTAGCCCGACAAAGCTAACGCCCATGGTACACTCCCCACTGCGCTACCAAAGCGATGCAGATCTGGAGGTGCTCCGTAAAAAGTTGGCCAATGCGCCAAGGCCGCTCAAAAAACGCAGCTCCATCACAGAACCAGAGGGCCCCAGTGGACCCAACATCCAGAAACTGCTATACCAGAGGTTCAACACTCTAGCAGGAGGCATAGAGGGGAATGGAGTCAGTGGATCAGGAAGTGGTAACGGTGCAGGTAACGGAACGCCATTTTATCAACCAGCTAATCCTGGCGGATATCTGGGAATCGGTTCTGGGGCTGATACAGACAATGGCAACCTCCCTCCAGAGGCCCCAGGGCCACCGCCAGAAGGGATGGGGGAGCCGGGTTCCAAGGCTCTGTCATCATCTACCGATGCCAATGACAACGAGCCGGTGGACTCACAACCAGAAGGGCTGAGGGATCCTGCTGAAGCAGAGGGACCCAAGGACGACGATGacgacgacaacaacaacaatgtggGCGGCTCTGAGGCGCTGCTGCCCAGCCCGGTGCCGGAGGTCTCCACTCCAGAGGAGGGGAGCGCATTAGTCTCACAGCTCCTggtgagaaacacacagaaatcgATTTATTACTGCATTTATACGGttatattttcaataaataacTTCCTCTCTTTATCGCTACAGGATAAGCGCACAAACCTGAAGAAGCCAAACTCCGAGCGCACTGGCCATGGTTTCAGGGTGAAGTTCAACCCTCTGGCTCTTCTACTCGATGCCTCATTGGAGGGAGAATTCGACCTGGTCCAGCGGATCATATACGAGGTATGTTATTATGTTACAATTCTTAGATTGATTGGATTTCATAAAGGATAAGCGTTCATCTTCCAATctgggttctttttttttccaggttgaGAATCCTAGCACTGCTAATGATGAGGGCATCACACCCCTACACAATGCAGTGTGTGCAGGACATCACCATATAGTCAAGTTTCTGCTGGATTTTGGTGTCAACGTTAACGCTGCAGACAGTGACGGATGGTAAGATCACAGCTCACATCTCATTTTGCATCTGTTTCcatttctacatttctttttgtgtatGCTGGAACAGGACTCCGCTCCACTGTGCCGCCTCCTGCAACAGTGTCCACCTCTGCAAGTTGTTGGTTGAGTCAGGGGCTGCCATCTTTGCCAGCACTATCAGTGATGTGGAGACTGCTGCAGATAAATGTGAGGAGATGGAAGAGGGCTACATCCAGTGCTCCCAGTTTCTATATGGTGAGAAACAGTCCAATAATCACTCtagttcataaatgttttaaaggttTGTTTGAAATCACAGAGAAGTAGATGACGACTATCCCTTCAATCCTCAAAGGAAGGGGACATACTACATGGGAACCAGTTGCAGGGTCAACAGGGGGAACTGGTCTTACTCTAAATGTCTTCAAATCAGCCAGAAAGCTGTGAGGAGACCAGTGCATGTACATCAGATACATTTATAATACTGACTGTTTGGGATCCTCTTATGTAGGCGTTCAGGAGAAGCTGGGCGTAATGAACAAGGGGACGGTGTATGCTCTATGGGATTACAAAGCTCAGAACCCGGACGAGCTGCCGTTCAGCGAGGGGGATGCCATCACTATTGTGCGCCGGCAAGACGACAGTGAGACGGACTGGTGGTGGGCGCGGCTCGAGGACAACGAAGGATATGTACCCCGCAACCTGCTCGGGGTAAGAACAAAATATATACAGATTTGGTCATTTTTTAGGATCATCAGCCCTTAAGTGAGTTTGACATCAGTGGTAAGGGATTGAATACTATATTCGTGAAACATAAtataaaacatgagaaaatgtCACGTTAAACATTTCTCCTCTCTGATCGATTTGCTTGCAGCTCTATCCGAGGATCAAGCCTCGGCAGCGCTCCTTGGCATAACGTATCCCTCTGCTGACTTCTGGCTAACAGCTGGACAACAACTAAAACTAGAGCAGTGAACAAAGGAGCCTGGTGCTCCGTCTCCTCCCCATGGCCATAAACTCTTGAAGCCGTGTGCACCAGACTCTGGCACACACAGTTCCATCCGAAACACATTTGGACACACAATGAAACACTAGCACTCCAAATGCAAAAACCTCTGAAACCACTCCTGATGGCCACtttcctgtacacacacacgcacacacacacacatacacacacacgcacactcacctATTGCTGTCTCATTTCCCCAACTTGATTTCACCTGATTTAGTGTGAGCTCTGTATCAGATATCAGCTGGAAGAATAAAACACTAACCTTTGTCTCAGTATTTCTTGCAGTGTTCACATCACTCCAGCCATCTACCGGATAGTTCTCTGCTGGCACTGATTTATACAACACTATATAATGACTGGAAAATCATCTTAATGGTTAGAAAATTACAGATTTTTGT from the Antennarius striatus isolate MH-2024 chromosome 19, ASM4005453v1, whole genome shotgun sequence genome contains:
- the ppp1r13bb gene encoding protein phosphatase 1, regulatory subunit 13Bb isoform X4, producing the protein MMPMILTVYLSDGEQAVTEVPITPETTCRDVVEFCKEPGESGCHLAEVWRGNERAIPFEHMMYEHLQKWGPRKQEVKFFLRHEDSPTESSDQGSQQSQSQDQTGRSTGGTGSTGEKHNENGVGSQRVELTLSELQEMATRQQQQIEAQQQMLVAKEQRLRYLKQQERRQQQTVSESEKLQRLKDRVESQEAKLKKIRAMRGQVDYSKVINGNLSAEIEQVSSLFQEKQAELQSAVLRVEQLSLQLEDLRRGKLNGIQTALGGQVTGAAALELRKLYQELQIRNKLNQEQNSKLQQQKELLNKRNMEVTLMDKRISDLRERLYKKKAEARQKENLPLNRANGPPSPQSAPGTLGRVAAVGPYIQVPVPGRQEGGYTMPPEPLKPQTLGVNNQANHGCTKPANDAGWSTTGKTNASLKPPERRDSGSDSQGKSPPSGSPNVPSAEKDSKMPLSSPVISKPQPPPYGSHLISASSASSLERRKDAPPPRPLPNLPNLAWPRVPTSTGSSSQQIQQRISVPPSPTFHPNAPLFPPGLGERLDPPPAVAVRPFIPDRGSRPQSPRKGPPTMNSSSIYHMYLQQAAPKSQPLKPALKAVYGKPVLPSSSTPPSPLPFVSTGGAFPLLQGQPSGEDTLDGEFDDHVCYQHTEPSAPPPSVENIPRPLSPTKLTPMVHSPLRYQSDADLEVLRKKLANAPRPLKKRSSITEPEGPSGPNIQKLLYQRFNTLAGGIEGNGVSGSGSGNGAEAPGPPPEGMGEPGSKALSSSTDANDNEPVDSQPEGLRDPAEAEGPKDDDDDDNNNNVGGSEALLPSPVPEVSTPEEGSALVSQLLDKRTNLKKPNSERTGHGFRVKFNPLALLLDASLEGEFDLVQRIIYEVENPSTANDEGITPLHNAVCAGHHHIVKFLLDFGVNVNAADSDGWTPLHCAASCNSVHLCKLLVESGAAIFASTISDVETAADKCEEMEEGYIQCSQFLYGVQEKLGVMNKGTVYALWDYKAQNPDELPFSEGDAITIVRRQDDSETDWWWARLEDNEGYVPRNLLGLYPRIKPRQRSLA
- the ppp1r13bb gene encoding protein phosphatase 1, regulatory subunit 13Bb isoform X3, whose amino-acid sequence is MMPMILTVYLSDGEQAVTEVPITPETTCRDVVEFCKEPGESGCHLAEVWRGNERAIPFEHMMYEHLQKWGPRKQEVKFFLRHEDSPTESSDQGSQQSQSQDQTGRSTGGTGSTGEKHNENGVGSQRVELTLSELQEMATRQQQQIEAQQQMLVAKEQRLRYLKQQERRQQQTVSESEKLQRLKDRVESQEAKLKKIRAMRGQVDYSKVINGNLSAEIEQVSSLFQEKQAELQSAVLRVEQLSLQLEDLRRGKLNGIQTALGGQVTGAAALELRKLYQELQIRNKLNQEQNSKLQQQKELLNKRNMEVTLMDKRISDLRERLYKKKAELNRANGPPSPQSAPGTLGRVAAVGPYIQVPVPGRQEGGYTMPPEPLKPQTLGVNNQANHGCTKPANDAGWSTTGKTNASLKPPERRDSGSDSQGKSPPSGSPNVPSAEKDSKMPLSSPVISKPQPPPYGSHLISASSASSLERRKDAPPPRPLPNLPNLAWPRVPTSTGSSSQQIQQRISVPPSPTFHPNAPLFPPGLGERLDPPPAVAVRPFIPDRGSRPQSPRKGPPTMNSSSIYHMYLQQAAPKSQPLKPALKAVYGKPVLPSSSTPPSPLPFVSTGGAFPLLQGQPSGEDTLDGEFDDHVCYQHTEPSAPPPSVENIPRPLSPTKLTPMVHSPLRYQSDADLEVLRKKLANAPRPLKKRSSITEPEGPSGPNIQKLLYQRFNTLAGGIEGNGVSGSGSGNGAGNGTPFYQPANPGGYLGIGSGADTDNGNLPPEAPGPPPEGMGEPGSKALSSSTDANDNEPVDSQPEGLRDPAEAEGPKDDDDDDNNNNVGGSEALLPSPVPEVSTPEEGSALVSQLLDKRTNLKKPNSERTGHGFRVKFNPLALLLDASLEGEFDLVQRIIYEVENPSTANDEGITPLHNAVCAGHHHIVKFLLDFGVNVNAADSDGWTPLHCAASCNSVHLCKLLVESGAAIFASTISDVETAADKCEEMEEGYIQCSQFLYGVQEKLGVMNKGTVYALWDYKAQNPDELPFSEGDAITIVRRQDDSETDWWWARLEDNEGYVPRNLLGLYPRIKPRQRSLA